Proteins from a single region of Leuconostoc gasicomitatum LMG 18811:
- a CDS encoding AI-2E family transporter → MAKNKEQQSWYRRLFSGNDLLQGLLVILLILLIIFLGWQVRFIFEPVRALFTAVGAPILIAGVLYYLLSPVVNLISKYTRLPRGISIGIILILLLAIIAGILTTVVFVLRSQVVTFTDNWPSYWHTSQNFINETFKSDQFNPVREFLNHTNTNINQTVIDWSRKYLTTGVAGISSFASILTTVGITAVATPFILYYMLLDGHKFSEFVAEKFPPQAQQSIQQLLTDISKQIAQYIRGQLGVAFAVMIMFSIGFTLIGLPYGILLALMAGLFNMIPYVGSIIAQVPVWTVALIAGGPKMLVLAIIVLAIEQPIEGHVIAPKILGEALSIHPVTVIVVLLSSGHIFGVLGIILAVPTYAVVKVIVIRIYMWWRNNSEFYKDEVEDI, encoded by the coding sequence ATGGCTAAAAATAAAGAACAACAGTCTTGGTATCGGCGATTGTTTTCAGGTAATGATTTACTACAAGGTTTGCTTGTTATTTTACTCATCTTATTAATTATTTTTTTGGGTTGGCAAGTACGTTTTATATTTGAACCAGTACGTGCGTTATTTACAGCGGTGGGTGCACCAATTTTAATTGCTGGGGTACTTTATTACTTACTAAGTCCAGTGGTTAATCTCATTAGTAAATACACGAGATTACCACGTGGCATATCAATTGGCATTATTTTGATATTATTATTAGCAATAATAGCAGGGATTCTAACGACCGTTGTTTTTGTATTGCGCAGCCAGGTCGTCACTTTTACTGATAATTGGCCGAGCTATTGGCATACAAGTCAGAATTTCATTAATGAAACATTTAAATCAGACCAGTTCAATCCGGTGAGAGAATTTTTAAATCATACAAACACCAATATTAACCAAACCGTGATTGATTGGAGTCGAAAATACCTGACAACTGGTGTAGCTGGCATCAGTTCATTTGCATCAATATTAACAACTGTTGGCATAACAGCTGTTGCTACGCCTTTTATTTTATATTATATGTTATTAGATGGCCATAAATTTTCTGAATTTGTTGCTGAAAAATTTCCACCTCAAGCACAACAATCAATACAACAGTTACTGACAGATATTAGCAAACAAATTGCACAATACATTCGTGGACAATTGGGTGTTGCTTTTGCAGTTATGATTATGTTTAGTATTGGCTTCACGTTGATTGGGTTGCCCTATGGCATTCTACTTGCATTAATGGCAGGCTTGTTTAACATGATTCCCTATGTTGGGTCAATTATTGCACAAGTACCTGTATGGACTGTGGCATTAATAGCAGGTGGACCAAAAATGCTTGTATTAGCAATTATCGTGTTAGCTATTGAGCAACCAATTGAAGGACATGTTATTGCACCAAAAATTTTAGGTGAGGCGTTGTCTATCCATCCAGTAACAGTAATTGTCGTATTATTAAGTAGTGGACACATTTTTGGTGTGCTAGGTATCATTTTAGCAGTACCAACATATGCTGTTGTAAAGGTTATTGTGATACGTATATATATGTGGTGGCGTAACAATTCAGAATTTTATAAAGACGAAGTGGAAGATATATAG
- a CDS encoding FtsK/SpoIIIE family DNA translocase, producing MATRKTPQKRRTPTSRKKTNTNTNTIISKNIAILVTVLFGILGIFKLGLLGAYTANVIRFFFGNLYLGFLVPLTVVLIYYFVFKKLPKIPGHFWIGAIMVFISLLTMSSLLFFTYSLKNGNGYTQEVSHLIGQDFVNKASNTPVGGGSVGAIIYQLLFTLMSNIGTWIVSIILLFAGIVIFFRIPARDLTQKGIEKAQKGVAYVQEQHANMPPRASLFKKRDRQRKRMTDYGDDPLGVHQEKAPVISEAPQSVTDREIQNAEDFVKPEIKWQGPVTEEVIQNDVVAKNIGKSTETSDELIELATGTTEDENPDYQLPTIDLLTQITPTDQTKEFKSLTEKSRLVRDTLLSFGVEAEVTSVSLGPTVTQYELKPGQGVKVNRIANLSDDLALALAAKSIRIEAPIPGKPYVGIEVPNDTQATVGFRDMIEQAPKDDKHLLNVPLGRDVTGNIIMVNLADMPHLLIAGSTGSGKSVGLNSIIISILLKARPSEVKLMMVDPKVVELSIYNGIPHLLTPVVSDPRKAAKSLQKVVDEMENRYKLLAQFGKRNIGEYNLAVDKQNAEAKESGASVMQKMPYIIAIVDEFADLMSTVGSEIEVSIARLGAKARAAGIHMILATQRPDVKVINGTIKSNIPGRIAFRTASGIDSRTILDSNGAEKLLGKGDMIFAPPGKPTQRVQGAFISNTDVTNVVEFVKAQQEVQYSESMTVTDDEISQDSGNGVSQGDSEDELFQEAIQFIIEQQKASTSLLQRRFRIGYNRAARLIDDLEAGGYIGPADGSRPRHVNITDGTSGIEHD from the coding sequence TTGGCAACTCGAAAAACACCACAAAAACGTCGTACACCGACGTCACGAAAAAAAACAAACACAAACACAAATACAATAATTAGTAAAAATATTGCTATTTTAGTGACGGTATTATTTGGTATCCTAGGGATATTTAAATTAGGTTTATTAGGTGCGTATACGGCAAATGTCATTCGATTCTTCTTTGGTAACTTATATCTTGGATTTTTAGTACCACTGACAGTTGTGTTGATTTATTATTTTGTATTTAAAAAATTACCCAAAATTCCGGGACATTTTTGGATAGGGGCTATTATGGTCTTTATTTCATTACTCACCATGTCTTCTTTGCTTTTTTTTACATACTCATTGAAGAATGGCAATGGTTATACGCAAGAGGTAAGCCATTTAATAGGCCAAGATTTTGTTAATAAGGCATCAAATACACCAGTAGGTGGTGGTAGCGTAGGTGCTATAATTTATCAGTTATTATTTACTTTGATGTCAAACATTGGCACGTGGATAGTTTCGATTATTTTATTGTTTGCTGGAATTGTTATTTTTTTCCGTATTCCTGCGCGTGATTTAACACAAAAAGGGATTGAAAAAGCGCAAAAAGGCGTTGCCTATGTTCAAGAGCAACATGCAAATATGCCACCAAGAGCATCACTTTTTAAAAAACGTGATCGGCAAAGAAAGCGTATGACTGATTACGGTGACGACCCATTAGGTGTTCATCAAGAAAAAGCACCAGTAATATCTGAAGCGCCACAGTCTGTTACTGATCGAGAAATACAAAATGCTGAGGACTTTGTAAAGCCCGAAATTAAATGGCAGGGACCTGTAACAGAAGAAGTCATACAAAATGATGTTGTGGCAAAAAATATAGGCAAATCAACCGAAACTAGTGATGAATTGATTGAATTGGCGACAGGCACAACAGAAGATGAGAATCCTGATTATCAATTGCCAACTATTGATTTATTAACGCAAATCACGCCAACTGATCAAACAAAGGAATTTAAAAGTTTGACTGAAAAATCACGTTTAGTGCGTGATACACTACTTAGTTTTGGTGTAGAGGCGGAAGTGACCAGTGTGTCTCTTGGGCCGACTGTGACGCAGTATGAGCTTAAACCAGGGCAGGGGGTTAAAGTTAATCGCATTGCTAATTTATCGGACGATTTGGCATTAGCGTTAGCAGCAAAGTCTATTCGAATTGAAGCACCAATACCTGGTAAACCATATGTAGGTATCGAAGTACCAAACGATACCCAAGCTACGGTTGGTTTCCGTGACATGATCGAACAAGCACCAAAAGATGATAAGCATCTTTTGAATGTGCCTTTGGGCCGTGATGTCACAGGGAATATTATCATGGTTAATTTAGCAGATATGCCACATTTATTAATTGCTGGATCAACTGGTTCAGGTAAGTCAGTCGGTTTAAACAGTATCATCATTTCAATTCTTCTAAAGGCAAGACCCAGTGAAGTAAAATTGATGATGGTCGATCCGAAAGTAGTTGAATTATCAATTTATAATGGCATTCCACATTTATTGACTCCAGTTGTTTCTGACCCACGAAAAGCAGCTAAGTCTTTGCAAAAAGTTGTGGACGAAATGGAAAACCGTTATAAATTACTTGCGCAGTTTGGTAAACGTAATATTGGCGAATATAATTTAGCAGTGGACAAGCAAAATGCTGAAGCAAAAGAATCTGGTGCTAGTGTTATGCAAAAAATGCCCTATATTATAGCCATTGTTGATGAATTTGCAGATTTGATGAGTACAGTTGGTTCAGAAATAGAAGTATCTATTGCCCGTTTAGGTGCAAAAGCGCGAGCAGCGGGTATTCATATGATTCTAGCAACGCAACGGCCGGATGTCAAAGTTATTAATGGGACAATTAAAAGTAACATTCCTGGACGTATTGCTTTTAGAACGGCTTCGGGTATCGATTCACGCACCATTTTAGACAGCAATGGTGCTGAAAAATTGTTAGGCAAGGGAGACATGATTTTTGCGCCGCCAGGCAAACCAACGCAACGCGTTCAAGGCGCGTTTATCAGCAATACTGATGTCACTAATGTTGTTGAGTTCGTTAAAGCACAACAAGAAGTGCAGTACTCAGAGTCAATGACTGTAACTGATGATGAAATTTCACAAGATAGTGGCAATGGTGTGAGTCAAGGGGATAGTGAAGATGAACTATTTCAAGAGGCTATCCAATTTATTATTGAACAACAAAAAGCGTCAACATCATTACTACAACGCCGTTTTCGTATTGGTTACAATCGCGCTGCACGATTAATTGATGATTTAGAAGCTGGTGGTTATATTGGTCCTGCTGACGGATCACGACCACGTCATGTCAATATTACTGATGGCACCTCAGGGATAGAGCATGACTAA
- the mvaD gene encoding diphosphomevalonate decarboxylase produces MSTTVTAHTNIALIKYWGKKDPILNLPTTSSLSLTLEQFYTQTTVTPNTHSDQLILNNLSVDTTRTHHFLNVLREQLGNFSPLTVTSTNHVPTSAGLASSASAFAALTGAVTHELGLEMSNESLSRLARRGSGSASRSLYGHFAVWHEGMDDLSSFAESLHAPDMPIALVVAEVSSDVKKVSSSEGMRRAMTSPNYGDWLNQSKNQFVDMQAAIMTRDIEKIGSIAEDNALSMHALNLTARQQAFTYFTSETQQILKIIQDIRHQGLLAFATIDAGPNVKIITTLTTAPHVVAALHDKLPQLHIETATSGSGITYD; encoded by the coding sequence ATGTCCACAACTGTAACCGCACATACGAATATTGCTCTTATTAAGTATTGGGGTAAAAAAGATCCTATCTTAAATTTACCAACTACCAGTTCATTATCCCTAACACTTGAGCAATTTTATACGCAGACAACGGTCACTCCAAATACCCACAGTGATCAACTAATTTTAAACAATTTATCGGTAGACACAACAAGAACGCACCATTTTTTAAATGTTTTACGCGAACAACTTGGTAATTTTAGTCCGTTAACTGTCACATCAACAAATCATGTACCAACCAGTGCTGGGTTAGCCTCTTCAGCTTCCGCATTTGCGGCGCTCACAGGTGCTGTCACACATGAGCTTGGGCTTGAAATGTCAAATGAATCATTATCACGACTTGCACGTCGTGGTTCTGGGTCAGCTTCACGATCACTTTATGGTCATTTTGCCGTGTGGCATGAAGGCATGGATGATCTATCATCGTTTGCTGAGAGTCTACATGCTCCTGATATGCCAATAGCGCTTGTCGTTGCTGAAGTGTCATCTGACGTTAAAAAAGTTAGCTCTAGTGAAGGCATGCGGCGTGCGATGACATCACCAAACTATGGTGACTGGTTAAATCAGAGTAAAAACCAATTTGTTGATATGCAGGCTGCGATAATGACTAGAGATATTGAGAAAATTGGCAGTATTGCAGAAGACAACGCGTTAAGTATGCATGCTTTAAATCTAACTGCACGACAACAAGCTTTCACCTACTTCACAAGTGAGACACAACAAATACTAAAAATCATTCAAGATATCCGTCATCAAGGCTTGCTAGCTTTTGCAACCATAGATGCTGGTCCTAATGTCAAGATTATCACAACTTTAACCACTGCCCCACATGTTGTTGCAGCTTTACATGACAAACTACCGCAACTTCATATTGAAACTGCTACGAGCGGATCAGGTATAACTTATGACTAA
- the fni gene encoding type 2 isopentenyl-diphosphate Delta-isomerase: MSESKQAHRKDEHLSLGVNVWRQNQRLQVGADFSDIRWLPNTFPEMSVADVNLSTTILNHHFDWPFYIEAMTGGSHLTGRINGQLAQVAKKTNLAMAVGSQSIALKESDAVASFKIARQNNPEGFLIANLGADHPIDNVRNAIDMIDANAIEMHVNVGQELVMAEGDREFYWLENLATIIAKSPVPVIIKEVGFGMSDQAFDIINQLGPAAVNVGGANGTNFAVIERRRNRQPDTFNIDQFGLSTVESLLSAQLVDNQVPLVATGGIQSANDIVTSLMLGASLTSSAGFMLATLMDRGETALIQQIEDWQRALPRLFTLLGAQNVASLQTAQRLYSPTLQNFINQRQSATH, encoded by the coding sequence ATGAGTGAATCTAAGCAAGCGCATCGTAAAGATGAACATTTATCACTGGGTGTCAATGTTTGGCGCCAAAATCAACGACTACAAGTTGGTGCTGATTTTAGCGATATACGCTGGCTACCTAACACTTTCCCAGAAATGTCAGTAGCAGATGTCAATCTTAGTACAACAATTTTAAATCATCACTTTGACTGGCCTTTTTATATTGAAGCAATGACCGGTGGCTCACATTTGACTGGTCGCATTAATGGACAACTTGCCCAAGTAGCCAAAAAAACGAATTTGGCGATGGCAGTGGGATCACAATCAATTGCTTTAAAAGAATCTGATGCAGTAGCCTCCTTTAAAATTGCCCGTCAGAATAATCCTGAGGGATTCTTAATTGCCAATTTAGGTGCAGACCATCCGATAGACAATGTTCGTAATGCCATTGACATGATTGATGCTAACGCAATTGAAATGCATGTTAATGTCGGACAAGAACTCGTTATGGCAGAAGGTGATCGTGAATTTTACTGGCTTGAAAATCTGGCCACAATTATTGCTAAATCACCTGTCCCAGTAATCATCAAAGAAGTTGGCTTTGGTATGAGTGACCAAGCTTTTGACATAATCAATCAACTTGGACCTGCCGCAGTCAATGTAGGTGGCGCAAATGGCACTAATTTTGCAGTCATTGAACGTCGTCGTAATCGGCAGCCAGATACTTTCAACATCGATCAATTTGGCTTATCCACAGTAGAAAGTTTATTATCAGCACAATTAGTAGATAATCAAGTACCATTAGTTGCAACAGGTGGTATTCAGTCTGCAAATGATATTGTAACCAGCTTAATGCTTGGTGCATCCTTAACGTCAAGTGCAGGATTTATGCTAGCAACGCTGATGGATAGAGGCGAAACTGCACTTATTCAACAAATTGAAGATTGGCAACGTGCTTTGCCACGCCTGTTTACGCTGCTGGGTGCCCAAAATGTGGCATCTCTACAGACTGCACAACGACTATATTCCCCTACGTTACAAAATTTTATCAATCAACGTCAAAGCGCGACTCACTAA
- the ade gene encoding adenine deaminase codes for MTKNVTWHIINAKILDVFNLKFDETELWIDNTKIIYRGHRSDLKALHTYDAQGQYIIPGLIDAHVHIESSLLAPSEFGKLVIPHGITRIFADPHEIASVSGVSGIQYMLEEARQSPLHIHYMLPSSVPATSFEHAGATLHADALKPFYSVPEVNGLAEVMDFPAVFNEDDDMHQKIMDAQAAGKHVDGHASGLSREQLAIYRKYGIDTDHESENATQALERLNSGFSVFVREGTVERDEIAILPAINVANQSHFSFATDDKTANDIQHEGAIDFSVKLAIENGMAPAMAFTIGSYNAAQAQHLQNVGALTDGFVADLVIINQLDDFTVKKTMINGEWYVEPETQVTPLANQLLNFTLVTSDIELPIDPKKPAHVMNIMPHHITTQHTIETVPSNNGYFIPNNTYAKIVVAERYHNLGHGIGIIKGFNLTSGAIASTIAHDSHNIIIAGTNDSDIILAADTLREIGGGQVVVNNGKITTLPLAIGGLMSDQSFQDTIATNNKLQQAFSEISDIKYDPFLTLSFMALPVIPSLKITDQGLFDFNSFSFIQVQD; via the coding sequence GTGACAAAAAACGTGACATGGCATATTATTAATGCCAAAATTTTAGATGTATTTAATCTTAAATTTGATGAAACAGAACTTTGGATAGACAACACCAAAATTATTTATCGTGGCCATCGCTCAGATCTAAAAGCCCTACATACATACGATGCTCAGGGACAGTATATTATCCCCGGGTTAATTGATGCTCATGTGCATATTGAGAGTTCATTATTAGCACCTAGTGAGTTTGGTAAACTAGTCATCCCACATGGCATTACTAGAATTTTTGCTGATCCACATGAAATTGCTAGTGTTTCCGGCGTTTCGGGTATTCAATATATGTTAGAGGAGGCACGTCAATCACCTCTTCACATACACTACATGTTACCATCATCTGTTCCAGCAACATCATTTGAGCATGCTGGTGCTACACTCCACGCAGACGCGCTTAAACCATTTTACAGCGTACCAGAAGTTAACGGTCTGGCGGAAGTAATGGATTTTCCTGCTGTTTTCAATGAAGATGATGATATGCATCAAAAAATCATGGATGCACAGGCAGCCGGTAAGCATGTCGATGGCCATGCTTCAGGATTATCACGAGAACAACTCGCAATTTACCGCAAATATGGTATTGATACCGATCACGAGAGTGAAAATGCAACACAGGCACTTGAGCGATTAAATTCAGGTTTTTCAGTATTTGTCCGTGAAGGTACAGTTGAACGTGACGAAATTGCTATTCTGCCAGCAATTAACGTTGCCAATCAATCACATTTTTCATTTGCTACTGATGATAAAACAGCAAATGATATACAACATGAAGGTGCCATTGATTTCAGTGTTAAGTTAGCAATTGAAAATGGTATGGCCCCTGCTATGGCTTTCACAATCGGTAGTTATAATGCTGCCCAAGCACAGCATCTCCAAAATGTTGGCGCATTAACTGACGGTTTTGTAGCTGATTTAGTCATAATCAATCAACTAGATGATTTTACTGTGAAAAAAACGATGATAAATGGTGAATGGTATGTTGAACCCGAAACCCAAGTGACACCACTAGCCAATCAACTTCTTAATTTCACTTTGGTAACATCAGATATTGAATTACCAATTGATCCCAAAAAGCCTGCACATGTGATGAATATCATGCCTCACCATATTACAACACAGCATACTATTGAAACTGTCCCAAGTAACAATGGCTATTTTATACCAAATAACACTTACGCAAAAATAGTTGTCGCAGAACGATACCATAATCTTGGACACGGTATTGGTATAATCAAAGGATTTAATCTGACATCTGGCGCAATTGCTTCAACTATTGCTCATGATTCTCACAATATTATTATTGCTGGTACAAACGATTCAGACATTATTCTCGCTGCCGATACATTACGTGAAATTGGTGGCGGACAAGTTGTTGTTAATAATGGCAAGATAACCACTTTACCACTTGCCATTGGCGGATTGATGTCTGATCAGTCATTTCAAGATACAATTGCCACCAATAATAAGTTACAACAAGCTTTTTCTGAAATTAGCGACATTAAGTATGACCCCTTCTTGACGTTATCCTTTATGGCACTACCAGTTATTCCAAGTCTTAAAATAACAGATCAAGGTTTATTTGACTTCAACAGTTTTTCTTTCATTCAGGTTCAAGACTAA
- the purB gene encoding adenylosuccinate lyase, with protein MIERYSRQELRDIWSMQNQYQTWLDVEIAVDAGWVAAGHIPAADLEKIRANAKFDVKRIAEIELSTRHDVVAFTRNVSESLGDERKWIHYGLTSTDVVDTAQALRLRQSNVIIKEDLQEWREAIKKLALKYKETVMMGRTHGVHAEPTTFGLKMARFYASATRAIARFDRVASEVETGKLSGAVGTFANVPPYVEEVAMQELGLTAQPIGSQVLPRDLHADYVQTIALIGTQMEELATEIRALQRSEIHEVEEGFAKGQKGSSAMPHKRNPIGDENITGLARVLRGYAVTALENVTLWHERDISHSSAERIILADATAIIDYMLKRHTGILNNLGVFPDTMQKNMDRTYGLIYSQRLLLSLIDAGLSREQAYDTVQPLTARSWDERLMFRDLVDADSTISSHLTKAQIDDAFDYHYHLRHVDEIFKRVGLV; from the coding sequence ATGATAGAACGTTATTCTCGTCAAGAACTTCGTGACATTTGGTCAATGCAGAATCAATATCAAACTTGGCTTGACGTTGAAATTGCCGTTGATGCTGGTTGGGTGGCTGCCGGACATATTCCAGCTGCAGACCTTGAAAAAATTCGTGCCAATGCTAAATTTGATGTTAAACGCATTGCTGAAATTGAATTGTCAACGCGACATGATGTTGTTGCATTTACACGAAATGTCTCAGAATCGCTTGGCGATGAACGTAAATGGATTCATTATGGGTTGACTTCAACAGATGTGGTGGATACAGCACAAGCATTACGTCTGCGCCAATCTAACGTCATTATTAAAGAAGATTTACAAGAATGGCGTGAAGCAATAAAAAAGTTAGCCCTGAAATATAAAGAGACAGTTATGATGGGTCGTACACATGGTGTGCATGCGGAACCAACCACATTTGGCTTGAAAATGGCACGTTTTTATGCTTCGGCAACGCGAGCAATTGCGCGCTTTGATCGTGTGGCTTCAGAGGTTGAAACAGGCAAGTTATCTGGTGCTGTAGGCACATTTGCCAATGTGCCACCTTATGTTGAAGAAGTTGCCATGCAAGAGCTTGGGTTGACTGCACAACCTATTGGATCACAGGTTTTACCACGTGATTTACATGCTGATTATGTTCAAACTATCGCTTTAATTGGCACACAAATGGAAGAACTAGCTACCGAAATTCGGGCTCTTCAACGTTCAGAAATTCATGAAGTTGAAGAAGGTTTTGCTAAGGGACAAAAAGGTTCTTCTGCAATGCCTCACAAACGAAATCCAATTGGTGATGAAAATATTACTGGCTTGGCACGTGTTTTACGTGGTTATGCTGTTACGGCCTTAGAAAATGTGACATTGTGGCATGAACGTGATATTTCACATTCATCGGCAGAGCGTATTATTTTGGCTGATGCAACTGCCATTATCGATTACATGTTAAAACGACATACTGGTATTTTAAACAATTTGGGTGTTTTTCCTGATACAATGCAAAAAAATATGGATCGTACATACGGTTTGATATACTCGCAACGTCTCTTGTTAAGTTTGATTGATGCTGGACTATCTCGTGAACAAGCCTATGATACTGTACAACCCTTGACCGCCCGTTCTTGGGACGAACGTCTGATGTTTCGTGATCTTGTTGATGCCGATAGTACAATTTCATCACACTTAACAAAAGCCCAAATTGATGATGCCTTTGATTATCACTATCATTTACGTCATGTTGATGAAATTTTTAAGAGGGTAGGTTTAGTATGA
- the hpt gene encoding hypoxanthine phosphoribosyltransferase → MRSLINHPAIKSVLATETDIQAQVQRVANELTVKFEDQVQRPVFIAVLKGGVIFATDLLRKMPLDVDFDFIDVKSYSGIESTGQVKVVHDVSMDLTGRDVVVVDEIIDSGRTMQWLHNYFDLKGAATVTTVALADKKAARVVDFEVDYFGLDVPDEFLVGYGMDYNNFFRNLPVIAIVDFDKLDLIK, encoded by the coding sequence ATGAGGTCGTTAATTAATCATCCAGCTATCAAATCGGTCTTAGCAACTGAAACTGATATTCAAGCACAAGTGCAACGTGTGGCAAACGAGTTAACAGTCAAATTTGAAGATCAAGTACAGCGACCGGTATTTATTGCCGTACTTAAAGGTGGCGTGATATTTGCAACAGATTTACTACGTAAAATGCCACTTGATGTTGATTTTGATTTCATTGATGTTAAAAGTTATTCTGGTATTGAATCGACAGGGCAAGTTAAAGTTGTACATGATGTGAGTATGGATTTAACGGGTCGTGATGTTGTTGTTGTTGACGAAATTATTGATTCTGGGCGAACGATGCAATGGTTGCATAATTATTTTGATTTAAAAGGTGCAGCAACAGTGACAACAGTAGCGTTGGCTGATAAAAAAGCAGCTCGTGTGGTTGATTTTGAAGTTGATTATTTTGGTTTAGACGTGCCGGATGAATTTTTAGTTGGTTATGGTATGGATTATAATAATTTTTTCCGTAATTTACCAGTTATTGCTATTGTGGATTTTGATAAATTGGATTTAATTAAGTAG
- a CDS encoding tRNA (cytidine(34)-2'-O)-methyltransferase produces MTNHIVLFEPLMPANTGNIARTTAGTNAILHLIEPLGFDLDDKHVKRAGLDYWEHVKLVKHASLPDFLATLTDKDQLYLVSKFANMDYTQPNYMQMQGDQYFLFGKETTGLPEVFMRQNPEKAIRIPQNDTHIRSLNLSNTVAIVLFEALRQQHFPNLDTIHNYEQDKLK; encoded by the coding sequence ATGACTAATCATATTGTATTATTTGAACCATTAATGCCAGCAAACACTGGTAATATTGCACGTACCACAGCGGGTACTAATGCCATTTTACACTTAATCGAACCACTAGGTTTTGATCTTGATGATAAGCATGTTAAACGCGCAGGATTGGATTACTGGGAACATGTGAAACTAGTGAAACATGCCAGCTTGCCTGATTTTTTGGCAACTTTGACTGATAAAGATCAACTTTATTTAGTTTCAAAATTTGCTAATATGGATTACACACAACCTAATTATATGCAAATGCAAGGTGATCAGTACTTCTTGTTTGGTAAGGAAACGACTGGGCTACCGGAAGTATTTATGCGTCAAAACCCTGAAAAAGCCATTCGTATTCCACAAAATGATACACACATTAGGTCTTTAAACCTGTCAAATACCGTTGCAATTGTTTTGTTTGAAGCGTTACGTCAGCAACATTTTCCTAATTTAGATACAATTCATAACTATGAACAAGATAAATTGAAGTAA
- a CDS encoding phosphomevalonate kinase, with translation MTKVFIPGKLFLAGEYAITHPGNTAIIAATTTGLSIEITPSTTTSSAYSNTLPKQWHFEINQTENQYTDDWRYVRAAIKIIHDYVKINANNHHFNEIMMTITSNLNGPFGKIGLGSSAAVVVGVVEAFNDFFQLNLPILTRFKLASLAHLHVQKNGSLGDIAAITYGGVIAYESPDLSEFAQADNSWLNPTIINKPWPKLAITSLPWPTDWQLLLGATHESADTKSAIKNIHLAQEFLSESQHTVQNIINTVITGNYVNFSKGLRDNQRLLTHNLPTGYITPKLAILLESLKNIAGKISGAGFGDNGFAVFNDNVDNLIHFWQLHQIDAQVIVISPQKEVSYE, from the coding sequence ATGACTAAAGTTTTCATCCCCGGTAAACTTTTTTTAGCCGGCGAATATGCTATAACACATCCTGGAAACACAGCAATAATTGCTGCTACAACTACTGGCTTAAGTATTGAAATAACGCCCTCAACTACAACATCAAGTGCCTACTCAAATACCCTTCCTAAGCAGTGGCATTTCGAAATTAATCAGACCGAAAATCAATATACTGATGACTGGCGCTATGTTAGAGCTGCAATTAAAATTATCCATGACTATGTCAAGATTAATGCAAACAATCATCATTTCAACGAAATCATGATGACAATTACAAGTAACTTAAATGGTCCATTTGGTAAAATTGGCTTAGGATCTTCAGCCGCTGTTGTTGTTGGTGTTGTTGAAGCGTTTAATGATTTTTTCCAACTCAACTTACCAATTTTAACGCGCTTTAAATTGGCTAGTTTAGCTCATCTGCATGTACAAAAAAATGGTTCTCTAGGTGATATTGCCGCAATTACTTATGGTGGTGTCATTGCCTATGAAAGTCCAGATTTATCTGAGTTTGCACAAGCTGATAATAGTTGGTTAAACCCTACTATTATCAATAAACCTTGGCCAAAATTAGCAATTACATCATTACCTTGGCCAACAGACTGGCAACTACTACTCGGTGCAACGCATGAGTCAGCTGACACTAAATCTGCTATCAAAAACATCCATTTAGCACAAGAATTTTTATCTGAAAGTCAACATACCGTTCAAAATATTATTAATACAGTCATTACAGGTAACTATGTTAATTTTTCCAAAGGTTTGCGTGACAACCAGCGATTGCTCACTCATAATTTACCTACTGGTTATATCACACCAAAATTAGCCATATTACTGGAAAGTCTCAAAAATATTGCTGGAAAAATTAGCGGTGCCGGTTTTGGAGACAATGGTTTTGCAGTTTTTAACGACAATGTTGACAATCTCATCCATTTTTGGCAATTACATCAAATAGATGCACAAGTCATTGTTATTTCACCGCAAAAAGAGGTTAGCTATGAGTGA